A section of the Tepidisphaeraceae bacterium genome encodes:
- a CDS encoding nucleotide sugar dehydrogenase: protein MNLRDKIDNNTAVVGVIGLGYVGLPLLAAFCKGGFPVIGFDVDPKKIEQLKAGRNYLKHLGDALVSDMVATGRFDATTDAARLGECDAIIVCVPTPLGTHREPDLSYIENTAVDIAKTLREGQLIVLESSTYPRTTREIMLPKFEARQTAGGKPMICGKDFYLAYSPEREDPGRKDFNTQTIPKLVGGIESRSGVLATALYEKVIAQVIPVANAEVAEAAKLLENIYRAVNIALVNEMKMVLTAMGIDVWEVVRAAATKPFGFQAFYPGPGLGGHCIPIDPFYLTWKAAEVGMPTRFIELAGEINHAMPEWVVQRTMLAMNGQGKAVMGSRILVLGLAYKPDVDDVRESPSFELIEKLIDLGAEVDYNDPHVAATHKMRHHDLRMESVPLTSESLASYDCVLIATHHAAYDWQFVADHSRLIVDTRNAMAGVKGRRNHIVSA from the coding sequence TCATCGGGTTCGACGTGGACCCGAAGAAGATCGAGCAGCTCAAGGCGGGCCGGAACTATCTCAAGCATCTCGGCGACGCGCTTGTCAGCGACATGGTCGCCACGGGGCGGTTCGATGCGACGACGGACGCGGCCCGCCTTGGCGAGTGCGACGCGATCATCGTCTGCGTTCCCACACCGCTCGGCACGCACCGCGAGCCGGATCTGTCGTACATCGAGAACACCGCCGTCGACATCGCCAAGACGCTGCGCGAGGGGCAGTTGATCGTGTTGGAAAGCAGCACGTACCCGCGCACGACGCGCGAGATCATGCTGCCGAAGTTCGAGGCGCGCCAGACGGCCGGTGGCAAGCCCATGATTTGCGGCAAGGACTTCTACCTCGCCTATTCGCCCGAGCGGGAGGATCCCGGCCGCAAGGACTTCAATACGCAGACCATTCCGAAGCTCGTCGGCGGCATCGAGTCGCGCAGCGGCGTGCTGGCGACGGCGCTGTACGAGAAGGTGATCGCCCAGGTCATCCCCGTCGCCAATGCCGAGGTCGCCGAGGCCGCCAAGCTGCTGGAGAACATCTACCGCGCGGTGAACATCGCGCTGGTGAACGAGATGAAGATGGTGCTGACCGCCATGGGCATCGACGTGTGGGAGGTCGTCCGCGCCGCCGCCACCAAGCCGTTCGGGTTTCAGGCGTTCTACCCCGGCCCCGGGCTCGGCGGGCACTGCATCCCGATCGACCCGTTCTACCTGACCTGGAAGGCCGCCGAGGTCGGCATGCCGACGCGCTTCATCGAACTGGCCGGCGAGATCAATCACGCCATGCCCGAATGGGTCGTCCAGCGGACGATGCTCGCGATGAACGGCCAGGGCAAGGCCGTCATGGGCAGCCGCATCCTGGTGCTGGGGCTGGCGTACAAGCCCGACGTGGATGATGTCCGAGAGAGCCCGAGCTTCGAGTTGATCGAGAAGCTGATCGACCTTGGCGCCGAGGTGGACTACAACGACCCCCACGTCGCGGCGACGCACAAGATGCGGCATCACGACTTGCGGATGGAAAGCGTACCGCTGACGAGCGAGTCGCTGGCGAGTTATGACTGCGTACTGATCGCGACGCACCACGCCGCTTATGACTGGCAGTTCGTGGCTGACCATTCGCGACTGATTGTCGATACCCGCAACGCCATGGCGGGCGTAAAGGGCCGGCGGAATCACATCGTGTCCGCGTAG
- a CDS encoding pyridoxamine 5'-phosphate oxidase family protein: protein MSGNHDDDVKKLGKMIHGIDICMMTTMAEDGSLRSRPMSTQKDKFDGQLWFFTDADAGKVFEIQRDRHVNLAYAEPSSSRYISVSGRAVLVRDKEKIKELWTPPLKAWFPDGVDDPKIALLRVDVEQAEYWDSPGGAVVHLIGFVKATLTGDRYQPGEHAKVKLA, encoded by the coding sequence ATGAGCGGCAACCACGACGACGATGTGAAGAAGCTGGGCAAGATGATCCACGGCATCGACATCTGCATGATGACCACGATGGCGGAGGACGGCTCGCTGCGGAGCCGGCCGATGTCGACGCAGAAGGACAAGTTCGACGGGCAGCTGTGGTTCTTCACCGATGCCGATGCCGGCAAGGTGTTCGAGATCCAGCGCGACCGCCACGTGAACCTGGCCTACGCCGAGCCCAGTTCAAGCCGCTACATTTCGGTCTCGGGCCGTGCCGTGCTGGTGCGGGATAAAGAGAAGATCAAGGAACTCTGGACCCCACCGCTGAAGGCGTGGTTCCCCGATGGCGTTGATGACCCGAAGATCGCGCTACTGCGCGTTGATGTGGAACAAGCCGAATACTGGGACTCGCCGGGCGGCGCGGTCGTGCATTTGATCGGCTTCGTGAAGGCCACCCTCACCGGCGACCGTTATCAACCGGGGGAACACGCGAAGGTGAAGTTGGCGTAA
- a CDS encoding four-helix bundle copper-binding protein: MSHNHAEMNRCIDQCLHCNRTCAETLQHCLQAGGAHTQADHVRLMMDCIEICRTSADFMIRGSELHVHTCGACAEVCQRCADDCQRLADEDPQMREHMQRCADECRRCAESCRQMSGAHA; encoded by the coding sequence ATGAGCCACAATCATGCTGAAATGAACCGCTGTATCGACCAATGTCTGCACTGCAACCGAACCTGCGCCGAGACGCTGCAGCACTGCCTGCAGGCCGGCGGTGCACATACGCAGGCCGACCACGTGCGACTGATGATGGACTGCATCGAGATCTGCCGCACGTCGGCCGACTTCATGATTCGCGGCTCAGAGTTGCACGTGCACACCTGCGGCGCCTGCGCCGAGGTCTGCCAGCGCTGCGCCGACGACTGTCAGCGGCTGGCCGACGAAGATCCGCAGATGCGCGAGCATATGCAGCGTTGCGCCGACGAGTGTCGCCGCTGCGCGGAATCGTGCCGCCAGATGTCCGGGGCGCACGCGTAA
- a CDS encoding type 1 glutamine amidotransferase domain-containing protein, which yields MPGELSTKRVAILVADGFEQIELTEPRKALEEAGAHTELISPARDMVQGMNHDEKGDAFDVDLPLSKADADDYDALLLPGGVKNPDTLRMNQKAVDFVRAFFDAGKPVAAICHGPWTLVEADVVRGRKLTSYPSLKTDLRNAGADWVDEEVVTDNGLVTSRKPDDIPAFNRKMIEEIAEGVHPGQSAASSKRAHPEKKGRRDSDPVGRNLTM from the coding sequence ATGCCAGGTGAACTGTCCACAAAGCGAGTCGCCATTCTGGTCGCCGATGGATTTGAACAAATCGAACTGACCGAGCCGCGCAAGGCGCTGGAGGAAGCCGGTGCCCACACCGAGCTCATCTCGCCAGCACGGGACATGGTGCAGGGGATGAACCACGACGAGAAGGGAGATGCCTTCGACGTCGATCTGCCCCTGTCGAAGGCCGACGCTGACGACTACGACGCCCTGCTGCTGCCCGGCGGTGTGAAGAACCCCGACACGCTGCGCATGAACCAGAAGGCGGTCGACTTCGTGCGCGCCTTCTTCGACGCCGGCAAGCCCGTCGCGGCCATCTGTCACGGTCCGTGGACGCTCGTGGAGGCCGACGTCGTGCGCGGGCGAAAGCTGACGAGCTACCCGTCGCTGAAGACCGATTTGCGCAACGCCGGGGCCGATTGGGTGGACGAAGAGGTGGTGACCGACAACGGTTTGGTCACCAGCCGCAAGCCCGACGATATCCCAGCGTTCAACCGCAAGATGATCGAGGAGATCGCCGAGGGCGTGCATCCGGGACAGAGTGCCGCGTCGTCGAAGCGAGCGCATCCTGAAAAGAAGGGCCGCCGCGATAGCGATCCGGTCGGCCGCAACCTGACGATGTGA
- a CDS encoding endonuclease V: MDAALLASWKATQQSLRERLVIAPLSPLPRFVAGVDAAFSKDKSTVLAAAVVYDREAQRIIEIAHASAPVNVPYIPGYLSFREGPVVTAAIGNLKHPFGVICFDGQGMAHPRRCGLAAHVGVSLDVPSVGVAKSRLIGTFDEPRVAAGATSPLYDKQEQIGLVLRTKRATRPLFVSVGHRVDLASAAELVLACSTRYRVPEPTRQADIEVAKLKRSVVA, encoded by the coding sequence GTGGACGCCGCGTTACTCGCCAGTTGGAAGGCCACACAACAATCGCTCCGCGAGCGCCTCGTCATCGCGCCGCTATCCCCCTTGCCGCGATTCGTAGCGGGCGTCGACGCGGCGTTCTCCAAAGACAAGTCGACCGTCCTCGCGGCGGCGGTGGTTTACGATCGCGAGGCACAGCGCATCATCGAGATCGCCCACGCCTCCGCGCCGGTGAACGTGCCTTACATCCCCGGTTACCTCAGCTTCCGCGAAGGCCCGGTGGTGACGGCGGCCATCGGTAACTTGAAGCACCCGTTTGGCGTCATCTGCTTCGATGGTCAAGGCATGGCCCACCCCCGCCGCTGTGGGCTGGCGGCGCACGTCGGGGTGTCGCTGGACGTGCCGAGCGTGGGCGTCGCCAAAAGCAGGCTCATCGGTACGTTTGACGAGCCACGCGTTGCCGCAGGTGCCACGTCGCCGTTGTATGACAAGCAGGAGCAGATCGGCCTCGTGTTGCGCACGAAGCGCGCCACCCGGCCGCTGTTCGTTAGCGTCGGACACCGCGTCGATTTGGCTAGCGCGGCCGAGCTAGTACTGGCGTGCAGCACCCGCTACCGCGTGCCAGAACCCACCCGCCAAGCCGATATTGAGGTCGCCAAGCTGAAGCGTAGCGTTGTAGCGTAA